A stretch of Trichomycterus rosablanca isolate fTriRos1 unplaced genomic scaffold, fTriRos1.hap1 scaffold_318, whole genome shotgun sequence DNA encodes these proteins:
- the LOC134307594 gene encoding LOW QUALITY PROTEIN: cytochrome b-like (The sequence of the model RefSeq protein was modified relative to this genomic sequence to represent the inferred CDS: substituted 8 bases at 8 genomic stop codons), protein MVTRKTHPLLKIVNSTLIDLPAPSNISAXXNFGSLLLLCLIIQILTGLFLAIHYTSDISTAFSSIVHICRDVNYGXVIRNLHANGASFFFICIYLHIGRGLYYGSYLYKETXNIGVVLLLLVIITAFVGYVLPXGQISFXGATVITNLLSAIPYIGDILVQXIXGGFSIDNATLTRFFAFHFLLPFAVVAATALHALFLHETGSNNPLGINSDTDKITFHPYFSYKDVLGFVILITFLASLALFSPNLLGDPENFTPANPLVTPPHIKPE, encoded by the coding sequence ATGGTCACCCGAAAAACCCACCCCCTACTCAAAATTGTTAACAGCACCCTTATTGACCTCCCCGCCCCTTCAAACATTTCCGCATGATGAAATTTTGGCTCCCTTCtccttttatgtttaattatacAAATTCTAACAGGACTATTCCTGGCTATACATTATACATCAGACATCTCCACAGCCTTCTCCTCTATTGTACACATCTGCCGCGACGTCAACTACGGATGAGTTATCCGTAATCTACATGCCAATGGAGCATCCTTCTTCTTCATCTGCATCTATCTGCACATCGGCCGAGGCCTTTACTACGGCTCCTATCTATATaaagaaacatgaaatattggGGTAGTACTCctactactagtaataataactgCCTTCGTAGGCTATGTTCTACCCTGAGGACAAATATCATTCTGAGGGGCCACAGTCATCACAAACCTACTCTCCGCTATCCCATATATTGGAGACATACTAGTACAATGAATCTGAGGGGGTTTCTCCATTGACAACGCAACTCTAACACGCTTCTTTGCATTCCACTTCCTCCTGCCATTTGCAGTTGTAGCCGCCACTGCTCTCCACGCCCTGTTTTTACATGAAACAGGGTCTAACAACCCCCTTGGTATCAACTCCGATACAGATAAAATTACATTCCACCCATACTTCTCATACAAAGACGTGCTAGGATTCGTGATCCTAATTACATTCCTAGCATCTCTAGCACTATTCTCCCCAAACCTTCTAGGAGACCCAGAAAACTTCACCCCTGCTAACCCCTTAGTAACACCACCACATATTAAACCAGAATGA